A window of Pyrobaculum aerophilum str. IM2 contains these coding sequences:
- a CDS encoding tryptophan--tRNA ligase — MEEEFVVTPWEVRGRVDYEKLLKHFGAKPLTKDEVALLEKYAGEVHPLIRRGFFYAHRDFDFIMKWHGEGRPWALYTGRGPSGPVHIGHMVPWILLKWFSDKFGLEVYFQITDDEKFYDDPEMKLEEATNWAYENALDVIALGFSPERLHLIIDTKDIKPLYPIAVRVAKKLTWNTVKATFGFTDSTNIGLIFYPSLQIAVAFLPTELRREATPVLIPCAIDQDPYFRLARDIADALGYPKPSTLYSKFIMALTGESKMSASNPDSAIYTLDDEKTVRRKVMNAFTGGRPTAEEQRKYGGNPEVCPVFHYHMLFDPDDASVEKIRQDCKSGALLCGECKLKLHEKITKFLKEHRERREKARGKVDEYRLSVKLSK; from the coding sequence GTGGAGGAGGAGTTTGTAGTCACCCCCTGGGAGGTAAGGGGGAGGGTGGACTACGAGAAGCTTCTCAAACACTTCGGCGCAAAGCCGCTCACTAAAGACGAAGTGGCGCTGTTGGAGAAATACGCAGGCGAGGTGCACCCCCTCATCAGAAGGGGCTTTTTCTACGCGCATAGAGACTTCGACTTTATAATGAAGTGGCACGGAGAGGGGAGGCCCTGGGCGTTGTACACCGGAAGGGGACCCAGCGGGCCTGTACATATAGGCCACATGGTGCCGTGGATATTACTAAAATGGTTCTCAGACAAATTCGGCCTTGAGGTGTACTTCCAGATAACAGACGACGAGAAGTTCTACGACGACCCTGAGATGAAGCTCGAGGAGGCCACCAACTGGGCGTATGAAAACGCCCTCGACGTAATTGCCCTAGGTTTCTCCCCAGAGAGGCTGCATTTAATAATAGACACGAAGGACATAAAGCCGCTGTACCCCATCGCGGTGAGGGTGGCCAAGAAACTTACGTGGAATACAGTAAAGGCGACTTTCGGCTTTACAGACTCCACAAACATAGGCCTCATCTTCTACCCATCGCTACAAATCGCAGTGGCCTTCCTCCCCACGGAGTTGAGGCGGGAGGCCACTCCGGTGTTAATACCGTGCGCCATAGATCAAGACCCCTACTTCCGCCTCGCGAGAGATATAGCAGATGCCCTGGGCTACCCCAAGCCCTCAACTCTATACTCAAAATTCATAATGGCGTTGACAGGGGAGAGCAAAATGTCGGCGTCAAACCCAGACTCCGCCATATACACCCTAGACGACGAGAAAACCGTGAGGCGCAAGGTAATGAACGCCTTCACCGGGGGCAGGCCAACAGCAGAGGAACAGAGGAAATACGGGGGGAACCCGGAGGTCTGCCCTGTCTTCCACTACCATATGCTCTTTGACCCAGACGACGCCTCTGTGGAGAAGATCAGACAAGACTGCAAATCAGGCGCGTTGTTATGTGGAGAGTGTAAGCTCAAACTCCACGAGAAAATTACAAAGTTCCTAAAAGAACATAGAGAAAGGAGAGAAAAGGCGCGCGGAAAGGTAGACGAATACAGACTAAGCGTAAAATTAAGCAAATAG
- a CDS encoding DNA lyase encodes MNCLELTLYPSLTLALLDENYVKKFGVKKGIRADADFYISGKWYSPWKYINEVDADIRDAVQKLVEKYGDCIGISISPGDEDLIFVVAFLTQNTNYHVNVLKWARRLFSAGEDLEQLARIAPSVGRSYQLQRLPEAVSDYLTMGRPRDRITLLKIRGVGPKVADLFLLFTGDTTSAPVDKHYMRIAPGLGIRGAPPNANYCKRYTCDACPLSRRCIRGLSLLKLGRLAGWVQTVAYLLDKGVLTAV; translated from the coding sequence ATGAACTGCCTAGAGCTCACCCTTTATCCCAGCCTCACACTGGCGCTACTAGACGAGAACTATGTTAAGAAATTCGGCGTGAAAAAAGGAATTAGGGCTGACGCCGATTTTTACATATCTGGCAAGTGGTACAGCCCTTGGAAGTATATAAACGAGGTAGATGCAGACATCCGCGATGCCGTGCAGAAACTAGTGGAAAAGTACGGAGACTGTATTGGCATCTCCATCTCCCCTGGGGACGAAGACCTCATTTTTGTCGTCGCCTTCCTAACTCAGAACACTAATTACCACGTCAACGTCTTGAAATGGGCCAGGAGGCTGTTCTCGGCGGGGGAGGATTTAGAACAGCTGGCGAGAATAGCGCCGAGCGTAGGGAGGAGCTACCAGTTGCAGAGGCTCCCGGAGGCAGTGAGCGATTATTTAACAATGGGCCGCCCCAGGGACAGGATTACGCTATTAAAAATCAGAGGCGTTGGCCCCAAAGTCGCGGATTTATTCCTCCTATTCACCGGCGACACCACCTCGGCGCCAGTGGATAAACACTACATGAGAATAGCGCCGGGGCTTGGCATAAGGGGGGCGCCCCCAAACGCCAATTACTGCAAGAGATATACATGCGACGCCTGCCCCCTCTCCCGCAGATGTATAAGAGGCCTCTCCCTTTTAAAACTGGGCAGGCTGGCCGGGTGGGTGCAGACAGTGGCCTACCTATTAGATAAAGGGGTGTTAACGGCGGTGTAA
- a CDS encoding radical SAM protein codes for MIDPERLLQLVLEHAVKIEGGVVYRKYKRFRADRWYGGIATADVVGCNLRCGMCWAWRNTSFVLTAGAWMAPHEVAARLREIAKSKGFQQVRISGGEPLIAPEHLLEVIDLLSEYTFVVETNGVLINRNLAKELASRPNAVVRVSIKGATPEEFVKITMSPSFYFYRQLEALRLLIESGMRPCRDVYPAAMLGFSTEDSERRLAKALGEIHPKLPECIDVEYVILYPHVVKLMSARGLKPTRAVTPSGVPAFMI; via the coding sequence GTGATAGACCCGGAGAGGCTACTCCAGCTAGTGCTTGAACATGCGGTTAAAATAGAGGGCGGCGTGGTGTACAGGAAGTACAAGAGGTTTCGGGCGGATAGGTGGTACGGGGGCATTGCCACAGCTGACGTGGTGGGGTGTAATTTGAGATGTGGCATGTGTTGGGCTTGGCGAAATACCTCCTTCGTCTTGACGGCGGGGGCGTGGATGGCCCCCCATGAAGTTGCGGCGAGGCTTAGGGAAATAGCTAAGAGCAAGGGCTTTCAACAAGTGAGAATATCGGGGGGCGAGCCCTTAATAGCGCCGGAGCACTTGCTAGAGGTGATTGACCTCCTCTCTGAATATACCTTTGTAGTGGAGACAAACGGCGTGTTGATAAACAGGAACTTGGCTAAGGAGCTCGCCTCCAGGCCCAACGCCGTGGTGAGAGTGTCTATAAAAGGGGCCACTCCCGAGGAGTTTGTAAAAATTACAATGTCGCCCTCTTTCTATTTCTACAGACAGCTCGAAGCCCTACGCCTTTTAATAGAAAGCGGTATGAGGCCTTGCCGCGACGTATACCCCGCGGCGATGCTCGGGTTTTCAACTGAGGACTCCGAGAGGCGGTTGGCAAAGGCCCTGGGCGAGATTCATCCAAAACTGCCGGAGTGTATTGACGTGGAATACGTCATACTCTACCCCCACGTGGTGAAGCTCATGTCGGCGAGAGGGCTGAAGCCGACCCGCGCGGTGACTCCCAGCGGAGTCCCCGCCTTCATGATATGA
- a CDS encoding 50S ribosomal protein L31e, producing MSEEKKVVLSREYVINLRRAYEVSRTKRAKYAVGLIRRFVARHLKVEPKAVKIGQLLNTALWARSIEKPPRKVRVAVEKYSDGTVKVELKE from the coding sequence GTGTCAGAGGAGAAGAAAGTAGTGCTCTCCAGAGAGTATGTAATTAACCTCAGGAGGGCGTATGAGGTGTCGCGCACTAAGAGGGCTAAATACGCCGTTGGATTAATTAGGAGGTTTGTGGCTCGCCATTTAAAAGTGGAGCCCAAGGCGGTTAAAATAGGGCAGTTGTTAAACACAGCGCTGTGGGCCCGCAGTATTGAAAAGCCTCCTAGAAAAGTGCGCGTCGCCGTTGAAAAGTACAGCGACGGGACAGTCAAGGTGGAACTTAAAGAGTAA
- a CDS encoding translation initiation factor IF-6, with product MFDITPIRVFGTSSIGVFIATNNTVTFIPPDVPEKIDDAVRNTLRTSVARFTVARSPLLGIFTVVNDNGVLLPPLVLEEEVRLFKALGLNVDIINTKYTAISNLILAGNKVALVSPLLEPSARKVVADVLGVEVIVDTIAGNPLVGALAVLNSRGLLVAPEATDDDLKKLSEYFKVRVDVGTVNRGKSFLRGGIVVNDNGALVGDETAGPELMRMQQVLG from the coding sequence ATGTTCGACATAACTCCCATAAGGGTCTTCGGAACGTCCTCCATTGGAGTCTTTATAGCGACGAATAACACGGTGACTTTTATCCCCCCAGACGTCCCTGAGAAAATAGACGACGCAGTCCGCAATACTCTCCGCACTTCCGTAGCCCGTTTCACAGTGGCCAGGTCGCCCCTTCTCGGCATATTCACAGTGGTTAACGACAACGGGGTGTTGCTCCCCCCGCTTGTTTTAGAAGAGGAGGTGAGGCTCTTTAAGGCCTTGGGCCTAAACGTCGATATTATAAACACTAAATACACCGCCATTTCTAATTTAATACTGGCTGGAAACAAAGTGGCGCTGGTGTCTCCGCTTTTAGAGCCCAGCGCCAGGAAAGTAGTGGCAGACGTGCTGGGCGTTGAGGTAATTGTGGACACCATAGCGGGCAATCCGCTGGTAGGCGCGTTGGCCGTGTTAAACTCAAGAGGCCTTTTAGTCGCCCCCGAGGCCACAGATGACGATTTGAAAAAACTGTCGGAATACTTCAAGGTGAGAGTAGACGTGGGGACGGTCAATAGGGGCAAGAGCTTTCTCCGCGGCGGCATTGTGGTGAACGACAACGGCGCTCTCGTCGGCGACGAGACGGCCGGCCCCGAGCTAATGAGGATGCAACAAGTGCTCGGCTAG
- the rpl18a gene encoding 50S ribosomal protein L18Ae — protein MPRIYKVIGETTTGMKFKLEVLGEKPYDAIEKAYSLIGSRHKLSRTQIRIKDVVVISPEDASSEEVKLLMSIDKVIKY, from the coding sequence ATGCCAAGAATATATAAGGTCATTGGCGAGACTACTACTGGCATGAAATTCAAGCTGGAGGTACTCGGCGAGAAGCCCTACGACGCCATAGAAAAGGCGTACTCGCTCATCGGCAGCAGGCACAAGCTGTCAAGAACACAAATAAGAATTAAAGATGTTGTCGTGATTTCGCCTGAGGATGCGTCCTCTGAAGAGGTCAAGCTGTTAATGAGTATAGACAAAGTGATTAAGTATTAA
- the pfdA gene encoding prefoldin subunit alpha, with the protein MSRQDVQRLLEEYQLIGELLSSLQAQHATVAELLEELTTALDGVRLLKGEGGERLVHIGAGLFVKGVFEAKEVLAPLGAGYHAFLDLNNAERILQERIEEYSKLKTSLEENIEKLAERAAQIRQALERLGIR; encoded by the coding sequence ATGTCGAGACAAGACGTACAGAGGCTTCTCGAGGAATACCAACTAATCGGCGAGTTGCTCTCCAGCCTGCAGGCTCAGCATGCCACAGTCGCCGAGCTTTTAGAAGAGCTCACCACGGCGCTTGACGGCGTGAGGCTGTTAAAGGGTGAGGGGGGCGAGAGGCTCGTGCACATAGGGGCAGGCCTTTTCGTAAAGGGCGTGTTTGAGGCCAAGGAGGTCCTGGCGCCTCTGGGCGCTGGGTACCACGCATTCCTCGATCTGAACAACGCGGAGCGCATTCTACAGGAGAGGATAGAGGAGTATTCAAAACTGAAAACCTCGCTTGAAGAAAATATAGAGAAGCTGGCAGAGAGGGCGGCGCAAATAAGACAGGCTCTGGAGAGGCTCGGCATTAGGTAA